One stretch of Cohnella algarum DNA includes these proteins:
- a CDS encoding zinc-binding dehydrogenase: MLGNLIAQVSEAAAYETLAIDISSQRVEQMKRCGVEQAYASDEELDEQISKRTGGQGVDAVLLCASGPGRAMIDKALDRVRLGGKVVIVGDIQPEFTREKMFAKEAQILISRAGGPGRYDVHYEKGNIDYPVGFVRWTEGRNTAEYIRLLAKGRISVKPILTHEYPLEQAQAAYENYIRKTDVIGTVISYG, from the coding sequence ATGCTGGGAAATCTGATTGCGCAAGTCTCGGAAGCGGCGGCTTACGAGACCTTGGCGATCGATATCAGCTCGCAGCGCGTAGAGCAAATGAAGCGATGCGGCGTCGAGCAGGCATACGCAAGCGACGAGGAGCTGGATGAGCAAATCTCGAAGCGGACCGGCGGCCAGGGGGTCGATGCCGTGCTATTATGCGCGAGCGGACCGGGGCGGGCGATGATCGATAAAGCGTTGGATCGGGTTCGCCTGGGCGGAAAGGTCGTCATCGTCGGCGATATCCAGCCGGAATTTACGCGCGAAAAAATGTTCGCGAAAGAAGCGCAAATCCTGATTTCCCGGGCCGGCGGTCCGGGCCGGTACGACGTTCATTACGAAAAAGGCAATATCGATTATCCGGTCGGTTTCGTTCGCTGGACGGAAGGCCGGAATACGGCGGAGTATATTCGACTGCTGGCCAAAGGACGGATTTCCGTCAAGCCGATTTTGACGCACGAATATCCGTTGGAACAGGCGCAAGCGGCTTACGAAAACTATATTCGCAAAACGGATGTTATCGGCACCGTTATCTCGTACGGATAA
- a CDS encoding FAD-dependent oxidoreductase: protein MVTSRSYDVIVLGGGPAGIMAAIGSARNGASTLLIERYGFLGGMSTAALVYPWMTFHSSAGEQVIKGLAQELVDRLRERGASPGHLRDTIGFAYSLTPYHPEVFKVVATEMLQESGAELLLHTSAIDVKQENGVIDSVTVYNKSGIETLRAKFFVDATGDADIAYRAGAPWEQGNENHKVQPMTMKFRMKGVRTDRIKQYMKEHPDQFYEKSLIAQLDDVPLTAVSGFFDLWNRANLSIPREGVLFFIGPGEDEALINVSRVSGLDPTSASDLTKAELEGRKQVLELERFFRERIPGFEQASVSAVGTQIGVRETRRIVGQYVLTGIDVLNARRFPDVIARSGYPIDIHNPEGKGITANFIREGGAYDIPYRCIVPRQVTNLLLAGRCISTTHEAQATTRLTPSCMAIGQAAGTAAAIAVRLGCANTDVPVDVLQRALIAQRAELGLSKDGAAHG, encoded by the coding sequence ATGGTTACGTCTCGATCCTACGATGTGATCGTATTGGGCGGCGGTCCGGCAGGCATTATGGCGGCGATCGGCTCGGCGAGAAACGGCGCTTCGACCTTGCTGATCGAACGATACGGATTTCTTGGCGGCATGTCGACGGCGGCGTTGGTCTATCCGTGGATGACCTTTCATTCCTCCGCCGGCGAACAAGTCATCAAAGGCCTGGCGCAGGAGCTGGTCGACCGGTTGCGCGAAAGAGGAGCTTCGCCCGGTCATTTGCGGGATACGATCGGCTTTGCGTATTCCTTGACCCCCTATCATCCCGAAGTGTTCAAAGTTGTGGCGACGGAAATGCTGCAGGAGAGCGGAGCCGAGCTTTTGCTTCATACCTCGGCGATCGATGTCAAGCAGGAAAACGGCGTTATCGACAGCGTGACCGTTTATAATAAAAGCGGCATCGAGACGCTCCGTGCGAAGTTTTTCGTCGACGCGACGGGCGATGCGGATATTGCGTACCGGGCGGGAGCGCCATGGGAGCAAGGCAACGAGAATCATAAAGTTCAGCCGATGACGATGAAGTTCCGCATGAAGGGCGTCCGGACGGATCGGATCAAGCAATATATGAAGGAGCATCCCGATCAATTTTACGAAAAGTCCCTGATCGCGCAGCTTGACGACGTCCCGTTGACCGCGGTGTCGGGATTTTTCGATCTGTGGAACCGAGCGAATTTGTCCATTCCGCGGGAAGGCGTGCTGTTTTTTATCGGGCCGGGCGAAGACGAGGCCTTGATTAACGTATCCCGCGTATCCGGATTGGATCCGACCTCCGCGTCGGACTTGACGAAGGCGGAGCTGGAAGGAAGAAAGCAGGTGCTCGAGCTGGAACGGTTTTTCAGGGAGCGCATTCCCGGCTTCGAGCAAGCGTCCGTGTCCGCGGTAGGCACGCAAATCGGGGTTCGCGAAACGAGGCGCATCGTCGGCCAATACGTATTGACCGGCATCGACGTGCTGAACGCCCGACGGTTCCCGGACGTCATCGCAAGGAGCGGATATCCGATCGATATCCATAATCCCGAGGGCAAAGGCATTACGGCGAACTTTATTCGCGAGGGCGGAGCGTACGATATTCCGTATCGCTGCATCGTGCCGCGGCAGGTGACCAATCTGTTGCTGGCGGGCCGCTGCATATCGACGACGCACGAAGCCCAGGCGACGACGCGTCTTACGCCCAGCTGCATGGCGATCGGTCAAGCGGCCGGCACGGCCGCGGCGATTGCCGTTCGGCTCGGCTGCGCGAATACGGACGTTCCGGTCGACGTTTTGCAGCGGGCGCTTATCGCCCAGCGGGCCGAGCTCGGACTTTCCAAGGACGGTGCGGCGCATGGATAA
- a CDS encoding GTP cyclohydrolase IIa, producing MVIKIGIIGTLEIVEQIKQVIKTFPTFLPAFYLVEHEQDILPIAERASADAEVLLLSGPLTSKKVKDRLKLPIPVHYVPITEAGLYKALFYGAHAGKLSRGISVDSLTKVNVKRAARELGISDLEFAVYNGPSYASAEKLAQFHQEQHAAGKSSLALTGVQAVARQLAQLGVPNHWMAPSDQDIIVTLERALLSTESRRNKEAQIVVGILNVDEFHKLVMKRPSEHEVQLMKLDIQRMVLSYVESLDGYLTYLGGDEYLFFTTRGVFERETGGYKTIPLAKDAKQSFNVSLSFGVGFGMTANEAGTNAREALRKAKEAGGNACFIVREDKSMIGPLEMADPVKATLAPLDYALVKKAEEAGMTSSYLSKLVAYTTKHEKYEFHVHELAAMLNITVRSAHRLLLLWIDHGLVDISGMEKVPKGRPRQLYRFSFLEGKSF from the coding sequence ATGGTCATTAAAATCGGAATTATCGGAACGTTGGAGATCGTGGAGCAAATCAAGCAAGTGATCAAAACGTTTCCTACGTTTTTGCCCGCGTTTTACCTTGTCGAGCACGAACAGGATATTTTGCCGATCGCGGAACGCGCGAGCGCGGACGCGGAAGTGCTGCTGCTGTCCGGTCCGCTGACAAGCAAAAAGGTCAAAGACCGCCTCAAGCTGCCGATTCCGGTTCACTACGTTCCGATCACCGAAGCCGGCTTGTACAAAGCTTTATTTTACGGAGCGCATGCCGGCAAACTGTCGCGCGGCATTTCGGTGGATTCCCTGACCAAAGTGAACGTGAAGAGGGCGGCTCGGGAGCTTGGCATTTCGGATTTGGAATTTGCCGTCTATAACGGTCCCTCTTATGCTTCCGCGGAGAAGCTGGCGCAGTTCCACCAAGAGCAGCATGCCGCCGGGAAAAGTTCGCTCGCGCTGACGGGGGTGCAGGCCGTCGCCAGGCAATTGGCGCAGCTCGGGGTGCCGAATCATTGGATGGCGCCTTCGGACCAGGATATTATCGTCACGCTCGAGCGCGCGTTATTGTCGACGGAATCGCGGCGCAACAAGGAAGCGCAGATCGTCGTCGGGATCCTCAACGTCGACGAGTTTCACAAGCTCGTGATGAAGCGGCCGAGCGAGCATGAAGTGCAATTGATGAAGCTGGATATTCAGCGAATGGTGCTCAGCTACGTCGAATCGCTCGACGGCTACTTGACCTATCTGGGCGGAGACGAATATTTGTTTTTCACGACGCGGGGCGTGTTCGAGCGGGAAACGGGCGGCTACAAAACGATTCCGCTCGCGAAGGACGCCAAGCAAAGCTTCAATGTCAGCTTGAGCTTCGGCGTCGGCTTCGGCATGACGGCCAACGAAGCGGGAACGAACGCGCGCGAGGCGCTGCGCAAGGCGAAGGAAGCGGGCGGCAATGCGTGCTTTATCGTGCGCGAAGACAAAAGCATGATCGGCCCGTTGGAAATGGCCGACCCCGTCAAGGCGACCCTTGCCCCGCTCGATTACGCGCTCGTGAAAAAAGCGGAAGAAGCGGGGATGACCAGCAGCTACTTGAGCAAGCTGGTCGCCTATACGACGAAGCATGAAAAATACGAATTTCATGTGCATGAATTGGCGGCGATGCTCAACATTACGGTGCGAAGCGCGCATCGCTTGCTGCTGCTGTGGATCGATCACGGCCTGGTCGACATCTCCGGCATGGAGAAAGTGCCGAAGGGCCGTCCGCGCCAGCTGTACCGGTTCAGCTTTTTGGAAGGGAAATCATTTTAG
- a CDS encoding NAD-dependent epimerase/dehydratase family protein, with the protein MNTVEQLLAVLTRPTEELIQDLAKIDGDIMLLGVGGKMGPTLAGLAVNAIREGGLNKKVIGVSRFSNPEARQELADVGVETISCDLLDDAALQALPHADNMIYMAGNKFGTTGREHFTWAMNAYLPGRVAEKYKDSRIVVFSSGNIYPFMPVRSGGADESVAPEPIGEYAQSTLGRERIFEYHSHKNSTPMTMYRLNYAIDMRYGVLLEIAKAVNEGRAIDLTTGYANVIWQGDANSMALRCLTLCSAPPTIMNITGPETLSIRWAANQFAARFGKEAVFEGAEAEVALLNNASKSHQAFGYPKVSLLQMIDWTAEWVQSGGSTWNKPTHFQERKGKF; encoded by the coding sequence ATGAATACAGTCGAGCAATTGCTTGCGGTTTTGACGCGGCCGACGGAGGAACTGATCCAGGATTTAGCCAAAATAGACGGCGACATTATGCTGCTGGGCGTCGGAGGGAAAATGGGTCCGACCCTCGCGGGGCTTGCGGTGAACGCGATTCGCGAAGGCGGCCTGAACAAAAAAGTGATCGGGGTGTCCCGGTTTTCCAATCCGGAGGCGAGACAGGAGCTTGCGGACGTCGGCGTAGAAACGATTTCCTGCGACCTGCTCGACGACGCCGCGCTTCAGGCTTTGCCGCACGCGGACAACATGATCTACATGGCGGGCAACAAATTCGGCACGACCGGCCGCGAGCATTTCACTTGGGCGATGAACGCCTACTTGCCGGGGCGGGTAGCCGAAAAATACAAGGACTCCCGCATCGTCGTGTTTTCCTCCGGCAATATTTATCCGTTCATGCCGGTGCGCAGCGGCGGCGCGGACGAATCCGTCGCTCCCGAGCCGATCGGCGAATATGCGCAATCGACGCTGGGCCGCGAACGGATTTTCGAATATCACTCCCATAAGAACAGCACCCCGATGACGATGTATCGCCTGAACTATGCGATCGATATGCGCTACGGCGTCTTGCTGGAAATCGCGAAAGCCGTGAACGAAGGCCGGGCGATCGACTTGACGACGGGCTACGCCAACGTCATCTGGCAAGGCGACGCCAACTCGATGGCGCTTCGCTGCCTGACGTTATGCAGCGCGCCGCCGACGATCATGAACATTACCGGGCCGGAAACGCTGTCGATTCGTTGGGCCGCCAACCAGTTTGCCGCCCGTTTCGGCAAAGAGGCCGTCTTCGAAGGCGCCGAAGCCGAAGTGGCGCTGCTGAACAACGCTTCGAAATCCCATCAAGCGTTCGGATACCCGAAAGTGAGCCTGCTGCAGATGATCGATTGGACGGCGGAATGGGTGCAAAGCGGCGGTTCGACCTGGAACAAGCCGACCCACTTCCAGGAACGAAAGGGGAAATTCTGA
- a CDS encoding dihydrodipicolinate synthase family protein, which produces MKLERSKLEALHDGIVIPAHPLALNADRRLDEKHQRALTRYYMASGAGGVAVAVHSTQFEIRDPKHNLFEKVLQLAAEEVDRAKLDRPFLKVAGICGPTEQALKEVEVALKYGYDAGLLSMGGLKDYSEADLLERTKAVAARMPVIGFYLQPSVGGRIFTYDFWSKFAEIDNVVAIKMAPFNRYQSLDVARAVCGSSRRDEIALYTGNDDNIVNDLLTTYRFEVGGEVVEKPVIGGLLGHWAVWTQKAVEMLEEIKEARKSERIAKEWLTRNIQVTDCNAAFFDPAHHFEGCIPGIHEVLRRQGLLQGTWCLNPDETLSEGQADEITRVYEQYPHLNDDDFVKAHLAEWLAD; this is translated from the coding sequence ATGAAGCTGGAACGAAGCAAACTCGAAGCTTTGCACGACGGAATTGTCATTCCCGCGCATCCTCTTGCGCTTAACGCGGACCGCCGATTGGACGAAAAGCACCAGCGCGCCTTGACGCGTTACTATATGGCATCCGGCGCCGGCGGCGTAGCCGTGGCCGTTCACTCCACGCAATTCGAAATCCGCGATCCGAAGCACAACCTGTTCGAGAAAGTGCTGCAGCTTGCCGCCGAAGAAGTCGATCGGGCGAAGCTCGATCGTCCATTCCTGAAGGTGGCGGGAATTTGCGGGCCGACGGAGCAGGCCTTGAAAGAAGTCGAGGTTGCTTTAAAATACGGCTACGATGCCGGATTGCTCAGCATGGGCGGCTTGAAGGATTACAGCGAAGCGGATTTGCTCGAGCGCACGAAAGCCGTTGCCGCCCGGATGCCGGTGATCGGTTTCTACCTGCAGCCGTCGGTCGGCGGACGAATCTTCACCTATGATTTCTGGAGCAAATTCGCCGAAATCGACAACGTCGTCGCGATAAAAATGGCGCCGTTCAACCGGTATCAGTCGCTCGACGTCGCCCGCGCCGTATGCGGTTCGAGCCGCCGCGACGAAATTGCCTTGTACACCGGCAACGACGACAATATCGTGAACGATCTCCTGACGACGTACCGGTTCGAAGTCGGCGGCGAAGTCGTGGAAAAGCCGGTCATCGGGGGCTTGCTGGGCCATTGGGCCGTATGGACGCAGAAAGCGGTCGAAATGCTCGAGGAGATCAAGGAAGCCCGCAAGTCCGAACGGATCGCAAAAGAATGGCTGACGCGCAACATTCAAGTTACCGATTGCAATGCCGCGTTTTTCGATCCGGCGCATCATTTCGAAGGGTGCATCCCGGGCATCCACGAAGTTCTTCGCCGTCAAGGCCTGCTTCAAGGGACGTGGTGCCTGAACCCGGACGAAACGTTGTCGGAAGGCCAGGCCGACGAGATTACCCGCGTGTACGAACAGTATCCTCATTTGAACGACGACGATTTCGTAAAAGCCCATCTGGCGGAATGGCTGGCGGACTAG